A genome region from Chlorogloeopsis sp. ULAP01 includes the following:
- a CDS encoding glycosyltransferase family 1 protein, translating into MNSRTEQRIALISVHGDPAIEIGKEEAGGQNVYVRHVGEALAQLGWQVDMFTRKISEEQQTIVQHSANCRTIRLQAGSVEFVPRDNLFGYLPEFVKNFLALQKENGFTYPLIHTNYWLSSWVGMQLKKIQGSKQVHTYHSLGAVKYNTIKTIPLIASTRLAVEKEVLETAERIVATSPQEKEHMRSLVSAKGNVDIIPCGTDIRRFGCIDRQAARAELGFDSEDKIVLYVGRFDPRKGIETLVRAVGQSQFRNHKNLKLIIGGGSVPGQSDGIERERIEEIIAELGIQDFTTLPGRLSQEILPSYYAAADVCVVPSHYEPFGLVAIEAMASYTPVVASDVGGLQFTVVPEATGLLAPPQDVDAFATAIDRILGNPEWRDKLGKGGRQRVESKFSWDGVASQLGNLYTELLQTKVEEKEAVLLSS; encoded by the coding sequence ATGAACTCTAGAACTGAACAACGTATCGCCTTGATTTCAGTCCATGGCGATCCAGCGATTGAAATTGGTAAAGAGGAAGCTGGAGGTCAAAACGTTTATGTTCGGCACGTAGGCGAAGCGCTAGCCCAATTGGGATGGCAAGTCGATATGTTTACCCGTAAAATCAGCGAAGAACAACAAACAATTGTTCAACATAGTGCCAATTGTCGGACTATACGTTTGCAAGCCGGTTCTGTGGAATTTGTTCCCAGAGACAATCTATTTGGATATTTGCCAGAATTTGTGAAAAATTTTTTGGCACTCCAAAAGGAAAATGGTTTTACATATCCATTAATTCACACAAACTACTGGCTTTCTAGCTGGGTAGGAATGCAGCTAAAGAAAATTCAAGGCAGTAAACAGGTTCATACGTATCATTCTTTAGGGGCAGTTAAGTACAATACCATTAAGACAATTCCTCTAATTGCCAGTACACGGCTAGCAGTAGAAAAAGAAGTTTTGGAGACAGCCGAACGGATTGTGGCTACAAGTCCACAAGAAAAAGAACATATGCGATCGCTTGTCTCCGCAAAAGGCAATGTTGATATAATTCCCTGCGGTACTGACATTCGTCGATTTGGTTGTATTGATCGTCAAGCTGCAAGAGCAGAACTAGGGTTTGACAGCGAAGACAAAATTGTATTGTACGTGGGACGGTTTGATCCGCGCAAAGGTATAGAAACCTTGGTGCGTGCTGTGGGACAGTCACAGTTTCGCAATCATAAAAACCTGAAACTCATTATCGGTGGTGGTAGCGTACCAGGTCAAAGCGATGGCATTGAACGCGAACGAATTGAGGAAATCATTGCCGAATTAGGCATCCAAGATTTTACTACCCTGCCTGGGCGTCTCAGCCAGGAAATCTTGCCAAGTTATTATGCTGCTGCTGATGTTTGTGTTGTCCCCAGTCACTACGAACCCTTCGGGCTAGTGGCAATTGAAGCGATGGCAAGCTATACACCAGTAGTAGCAAGTGATGTCGGTGGACTTCAGTTCACTGTTGTTCCCGAAGCAACTGGTTTACTTGCACCACCACAAGATGTAGATGCCTTTGCTACTGCGATTGATAGAATTCTTGGCAATCCAGAGTGGCGGGATAAATTAGGCAAAGGTGGTAGACAACGGGTAGAAAGCAAGTTTAGTTGGGATGGTGTAGCAAGTCAGCTTGGTAATCTGTATACTGAGCTTTTACAGACAAAAGTGGAAGAAAAAGAAGCGGTATTACTAAGTTCATAA
- a CDS encoding helix-turn-helix transcriptional regulator: MDMQVLRERAGLSRAEVAFRLAISETSVRNWEAGRTEPTMTPKKYLEALRLFKCTPEELAAASEKSINQRHKRKPGRPRRFPANQVNQVSSLPDTPAAELRL, translated from the coding sequence ATGGATATGCAAGTCCTGAGAGAACGTGCGGGACTTAGTCGTGCAGAAGTTGCCTTCAGGCTTGCAATCAGTGAAACAAGTGTTCGCAACTGGGAAGCGGGACGTACCGAACCCACAATGACACCAAAAAAGTATTTAGAAGCGTTGCGACTGTTTAAATGCACGCCTGAAGAACTGGCAGCAGCTAGTGAAAAATCAATTAATCAGCGGCACAAACGCAAACCAGGAAGGCCAAGGAGATTTCCTGCAAATCAGGTAAATCAAGTTTCTAGTTTGCCTGATACTCCTGCGGCTGAGTTAAGACTGTAG
- a CDS encoding DUF4870 domain-containing protein — protein MYDAEKRKLLSALSHGAIFLSTTFISIGLPIFVLFVSNDPVVKENAKEAINFHFNVWFYGAIIGVLVWLSFGLLVPLAFLGFLLHWGLTIWALFHVLTDAEKPFRYPFIFRLI, from the coding sequence ATGTACGACGCAGAAAAGCGAAAGCTGTTATCGGCATTGTCTCACGGAGCAATTTTTTTGAGTACAACCTTCATATCTATTGGTTTACCCATTTTTGTACTATTTGTATCAAATGATCCTGTTGTTAAAGAGAATGCCAAAGAAGCAATTAATTTTCACTTTAATGTCTGGTTTTATGGAGCAATTATTGGCGTACTAGTTTGGTTATCATTTGGTTTACTTGTTCCTTTGGCATTTCTTGGGTTTTTACTCCATTGGGGACTAACAATTTGGGCGCTTTTCCACGTTCTCACCGATGCCGAAAAGCCTTTTCGCTATCCATTTATTTTCCGTCTGATTTAG
- a CDS encoding DUF6745 domain-containing protein, translated as MLQPVDKFLKQKIASSIPEGSQPEEIVEAIYEIARVERGVAAEGNLLGFPDRSRWKTEKVLDWLLNNYLPNKTSSQLYEQYWMQSDRQIEFVLSKQGMDWLLMSIPSFKSQSCACSASWLDFCFSTLNLSHNQKKWEAFQAVIRECGWIFTHEKTCFICDRPIKLSFDEENQLHSEEEAAIQFADGFSVHVHHGVASIET; from the coding sequence TTGCTTCAACCTGTTGACAAGTTCCTCAAGCAAAAGATTGCTAGCTCAATTCCCGAAGGATCTCAACCAGAGGAAATTGTTGAAGCCATATATGAAATAGCTCGTGTTGAAAGGGGAGTAGCTGCGGAAGGCAATTTACTGGGTTTTCCAGATCGATCGCGTTGGAAGACAGAAAAAGTTCTAGATTGGTTACTAAATAATTACTTGCCAAATAAAACTAGCTCGCAATTGTATGAGCAATATTGGATGCAGAGCGATCGACAAATTGAATTTGTATTATCAAAACAGGGTATGGACTGGTTACTTATGTCTATTCCATCTTTTAAATCGCAGTCTTGCGCCTGTAGTGCAAGTTGGCTCGACTTTTGCTTTTCTACTTTGAATCTGTCACACAATCAGAAAAAATGGGAAGCTTTTCAAGCTGTGATTCGAGAATGTGGATGGATTTTTACGCATGAAAAGACTTGTTTTATTTGCGATCGCCCGATCAAGCTGTCTTTTGATGAAGAAAATCAGCTTCATAGTGAAGAAGAAGCTGCTATTCAATTTGCTGATGGATTTAGTGTACACGTCCATCATGGCGTTGCATCGATTGAAACGTAA
- a CDS encoding NFACT family protein, producing MQTFDFTTLTAVCSDIRANWLPSRLEQVYQRDRYTISIALRTLKGRGWLEISWHPQAARLHIGDPPPRLPDTFTFSQQLVHQLNGLALVTVEAIAPWERAIDLQFARRPGENALYHLYVEIMGKYSNVILTDASNTIITPARQVNQQKSSVRPILTGQPYETPPSLTGAIPSLSESQQRWQERVSLIPGTIKRQLLKNYRGVSPALVESMLLVADIDPETTTDALKSDDWQRLFTRWQEWLQALANEKFQPAWTSFGYTVLGWDVIEPATDIQELINRYYTDWLNQQTFSQLRHQLSQKLSNVLEKLRLKAQTFEQRLQESDRADEYRTKADLLMAHLQDWQVGMKEISLPDFETGKSVKIALEPDKNAVQNAQNLYKQHQKLKRARLAVEPLLKEVNAEIEYLEQVEAAIAQIENYQTTEDLQTLEEIREELIQQRYLEDPEYRSRNGSETSNNFYRYRTPGGFEVLIGRNNRQNDQLTFRVAGDYDLWFHAQEIPGSHVLLRLQPGAVPEEIDLQFTANLAAYYSRARQSDQVPIIYTQPKHVYKPKGAKPGIAIYKQERIIWGQPQLVKGARD from the coding sequence GTGCAAACATTTGACTTTACTACGCTCACAGCTGTTTGTAGTGATATCCGTGCGAATTGGTTACCCTCGCGCTTGGAACAGGTTTACCAGCGCGATCGCTACACGATTTCTATAGCGCTACGTACCCTCAAAGGACGGGGTTGGCTAGAAATTTCCTGGCACCCCCAAGCAGCCCGCCTGCATATCGGCGATCCACCGCCGCGACTACCAGATACCTTCACCTTCAGCCAACAACTAGTTCACCAATTGAATGGTTTGGCATTAGTAACAGTTGAAGCGATCGCTCCTTGGGAGAGAGCAATTGATTTGCAATTTGCCCGTCGCCCTGGAGAAAACGCGCTGTATCACCTCTACGTGGAAATCATGGGCAAATACAGCAACGTTATTCTTACCGATGCCAGCAATACCATCATCACCCCTGCCCGCCAAGTTAATCAACAAAAATCCAGCGTTCGTCCTATTCTTACCGGACAACCTTATGAAACACCACCTAGCCTGACTGGTGCTATACCTAGTTTGAGCGAATCCCAACAACGCTGGCAAGAACGAGTAAGTCTCATACCGGGAACTATTAAACGACAGTTGCTGAAAAATTATCGCGGTGTTTCTCCTGCACTGGTAGAGTCAATGCTGTTGGTAGCTGATATAGATCCAGAAACCACCACCGATGCCCTGAAATCTGACGACTGGCAAAGATTATTTACGCGTTGGCAAGAATGGCTGCAAGCCTTAGCGAATGAAAAGTTTCAACCAGCATGGACTAGTTTTGGATACACAGTACTTGGTTGGGATGTAATTGAGCCTGCAACAGATATTCAGGAGCTAATCAATCGCTACTATACAGATTGGCTCAATCAACAAACTTTTTCGCAACTGCGGCATCAGTTGAGTCAGAAACTGAGTAATGTTTTAGAAAAACTGCGATTGAAAGCGCAAACTTTTGAGCAACGCTTGCAGGAATCTGATCGCGCTGACGAGTATCGCACCAAAGCAGATTTATTGATGGCGCATTTACAAGACTGGCAGGTGGGGATGAAAGAAATTAGCCTCCCTGATTTTGAGACTGGCAAGAGTGTAAAAATTGCCCTCGAACCAGATAAAAATGCCGTGCAAAATGCTCAAAATCTTTACAAGCAGCACCAAAAACTCAAACGCGCTCGTTTAGCTGTAGAACCCTTACTTAAAGAAGTGAATGCCGAAATCGAGTATTTAGAACAAGTAGAAGCTGCGATCGCTCAAATAGAGAACTACCAAACAACAGAAGATTTACAAACCTTAGAAGAAATCCGCGAGGAGCTAATTCAGCAACGGTATTTAGAAGATCCAGAATATCGCAGCCGCAACGGTAGCGAAACCAGTAACAATTTTTATCGTTATCGCACTCCTGGCGGTTTTGAGGTATTAATTGGTCGTAATAATCGCCAGAACGATCAATTAACATTTCGGGTTGCAGGTGATTACGATTTGTGGTTTCACGCTCAAGAAATTCCAGGTAGTCATGTTCTGCTGCGGCTACAACCTGGTGCTGTTCCAGAAGAAATTGATTTGCAATTTACCGCTAATCTTGCTGCCTACTACAGTCGCGCTCGTCAAAGTGACCAAGTACCAATAATTTACACCCAACCCAAACACGTTTACAAACCCAAAGGAGCTAAACCGGGAATTGCCATTTACAAACAAGAACGAATTATTTGGGGACAACCGCAATTAGTAAAAGGGGCTAGGGATTAG
- the prfC gene encoding peptide chain release factor 3 yields MTTELQSELQKAVERRRNFAIISHPDAGKTTLTEKLLLYGGAIHEAGAVKARRAQRKATSDWMAMEQQRGISITSTVLQFEYQGCQINLLDTPGHQDFSEDTYRTLAAADNAVMLIDAAKGLEPQTRKLFEVCKMRGIPIFTFVNKLDRPGREPLELLDEIEQELGLQTYAVNWPIGMGDRFKGIFDRTQRQIHLFERSAHGSKEARNTVVDLGDSRIEQLLEQDLYYQLKNDLELLEGVGPELDLELVHQGKMTPVFFGSAMTNFGVELFLNYFLEYALKPGLHNSSVGEVAPTYPEFSGFVFKLQANMDPKHRDRVAFIRVCTGRFEKDMTVNHARTGKTVRLSRPQKLFAQERESIDVAYAGDVIGLNNPGVFAIGDTIYTGQKIEYEGIPYFSPELFAILRNPNPSKFKQFQKGVSELREEGAVQIMYSVDESKRDPILAAVGQLQFEVVQFRLQNEYGVETLLESLPYSVARWVEGGWEALTKVERLFNTTIVKDSMGRPVLLFRNEWNCHQLQEDHPDLKLSAIAPVISAQQPVEG; encoded by the coding sequence ATGACAACTGAGCTTCAATCGGAACTGCAAAAAGCAGTTGAACGTCGGCGCAATTTTGCAATTATCTCTCACCCAGATGCTGGTAAAACAACGCTGACAGAAAAGTTACTGTTATACGGAGGTGCTATTCACGAAGCTGGAGCAGTGAAAGCAAGACGAGCACAGCGTAAGGCTACCTCTGACTGGATGGCAATGGAACAACAACGGGGTATTTCAATTACCTCCACGGTGTTACAGTTTGAATATCAAGGCTGCCAGATTAATTTATTAGATACTCCCGGACACCAAGATTTCAGTGAAGATACTTATCGGACTTTAGCGGCGGCAGATAATGCAGTCATGCTAATTGACGCTGCCAAAGGTTTGGAACCCCAAACACGGAAGTTGTTTGAGGTGTGTAAGATGCGGGGTATCCCAATTTTTACGTTTGTTAATAAGCTTGATCGTCCGGGAAGAGAGCCTTTAGAACTTTTGGATGAAATTGAGCAAGAATTAGGGCTGCAAACCTATGCTGTCAATTGGCCGATTGGCATGGGCGATCGCTTTAAGGGCATCTTTGATCGCACGCAACGGCAAATTCATTTGTTTGAAAGAAGCGCTCACGGCAGTAAGGAGGCACGAAATACAGTAGTTGATTTGGGCGATTCTAGAATTGAGCAACTCTTAGAGCAAGATTTATACTACCAGTTAAAAAATGATTTGGAACTGTTAGAAGGAGTGGGGCCAGAGCTTGATTTAGAGTTGGTACATCAAGGCAAAATGACACCAGTCTTCTTTGGTAGTGCCATGACTAACTTTGGGGTAGAGTTATTCCTTAACTACTTCCTCGAATATGCCCTTAAACCTGGTCTTCATAACAGTAGTGTTGGTGAGGTAGCCCCCACTTACCCGGAGTTTTCTGGGTTTGTTTTCAAACTTCAAGCCAACATGGATCCTAAGCACCGCGATCGCGTGGCATTTATCCGTGTCTGTACGGGTAGATTTGAAAAAGATATGACGGTAAATCACGCCCGCACAGGCAAAACTGTCCGCCTGTCTCGCCCACAAAAACTCTTTGCCCAAGAACGAGAATCAATAGATGTGGCTTATGCAGGCGATGTGATCGGTTTAAATAACCCTGGAGTTTTTGCGATTGGTGATACAATTTATACAGGGCAAAAAATAGAGTATGAGGGTATTCCTTATTTTTCTCCAGAGTTATTTGCGATTCTTCGCAACCCTAACCCTTCCAAGTTTAAGCAATTCCAAAAAGGTGTTTCTGAATTGCGCGAAGAGGGAGCAGTACAAATTATGTACTCGGTGGATGAATCCAAGCGCGATCCCATTTTGGCAGCAGTAGGACAGTTGCAATTTGAAGTGGTGCAATTCCGCTTACAAAATGAATATGGAGTGGAAACTCTACTAGAATCATTGCCCTACAGTGTTGCTCGTTGGGTTGAGGGCGGCTGGGAAGCTCTCACAAAAGTAGAGCGCTTATTTAATACAACCATAGTGAAAGACAGTATGGGACGTCCAGTTCTACTGTTCCGCAACGAATGGAACTGCCATCAATTGCAGGAAGATCATCCAGATTTAAAATTAAGCGCGATCGCCCCAGTAATTTCTGCGCAACAGCCAGTTGAAGGCTAA
- a CDS encoding RNA-binding protein, giving the protein MSVRLYIGNLPKEEIERQELQAVFAEEGDNVTTKLIKDRKTGKCRGFGFLTVNNDEQADHIIEKYNGHLFKDSAIKIEKALPRTKGEENEENPTPKPVVNTGGNAGSSPTKENKKSKKSRRGGGSKESTSTDTEAIRPDPRWASELEKLKQMLAAQTTS; this is encoded by the coding sequence ATGTCTGTTCGCCTGTATATAGGCAATTTGCCTAAAGAAGAAATAGAACGTCAAGAATTACAAGCAGTTTTTGCAGAAGAAGGTGATAATGTCACCACGAAATTAATCAAAGACCGTAAAACCGGCAAATGTCGCGGCTTCGGTTTTCTGACTGTAAATAATGACGAACAAGCAGACCATATTATTGAAAAATACAATGGTCATTTGTTCAAAGACTCTGCCATCAAAATAGAAAAGGCACTACCTCGGACAAAGGGAGAAGAGAATGAAGAAAATCCAACTCCCAAACCAGTAGTAAATACTGGTGGAAATGCTGGTTCTAGCCCCACGAAAGAAAATAAGAAATCTAAGAAGTCTCGGCGTGGTGGTGGTAGCAAAGAAAGCACCTCAACTGACACAGAAGCTATTCGTCCAGATCCCCGTTGGGCTTCTGAGTTGGAAAAGCTCAAGCAAATGCTCGCTGCTCAAACTACCAGTTAA
- the hemB gene encoding porphobilinogen synthase, translating to MFPQHRPRRLRTHPQLRRMVRETVLTTSDLIYPLFAVPGDGIANEVKSMPGVFQLSVDKIVEEAKEVYDLGIPAIILFGIPTDKDVDATGAWHDCGIVQKAATAVKQAVPDLIVIADTCLCEYTSHGHCGYLQVGDLTGRVLNDPTLDLLKKTAVSQAQAGADIIAPSGMMDGFVQAIRSGLDEAGFQDTPILSYAAKYASAYYGPFRDAAESAPQFGDRRTYQMDPGNAREAIKEIELDIAEGADMLMVKPALAYMDIIWRVKEACNLPVAAYNVSGEYSMVKAAALNGWVDEERVVMETLTSFKRAGADLILTYHAKDAARWLG from the coding sequence ATGTTTCCCCAACATCGACCTCGCCGCCTAAGAACCCATCCTCAATTGCGCCGGATGGTACGTGAAACTGTACTAACAACCAGCGATCTAATTTACCCTCTGTTTGCCGTGCCTGGCGATGGAATTGCCAATGAAGTTAAATCCATGCCTGGCGTCTTTCAACTGTCGGTAGACAAGATTGTTGAAGAAGCCAAGGAAGTTTACGACTTGGGAATTCCTGCAATTATTCTTTTTGGTATTCCCACAGACAAAGATGTTGATGCTACTGGCGCTTGGCATGATTGCGGTATTGTCCAAAAAGCCGCTACCGCCGTTAAGCAAGCAGTTCCCGATCTCATCGTCATTGCTGACACCTGCCTTTGTGAGTACACCAGTCACGGTCACTGTGGTTACCTGCAAGTTGGCGATTTGACAGGACGAGTTTTGAACGATCCTACTTTAGATTTACTTAAAAAAACCGCCGTCTCTCAAGCTCAAGCTGGAGCAGATATCATCGCACCATCCGGAATGATGGATGGATTTGTCCAGGCAATTCGCAGTGGTTTGGATGAAGCGGGATTCCAAGATACGCCAATTTTATCCTATGCTGCTAAATATGCTTCGGCTTACTACGGCCCGTTTAGGGATGCTGCCGAATCAGCACCGCAATTTGGCGATCGCCGCACCTATCAAATGGATCCAGGCAATGCTCGCGAAGCTATCAAAGAAATTGAACTAGATATTGCCGAAGGCGCTGATATGCTCATGGTTAAGCCTGCTTTGGCTTATATGGATATCATCTGGCGCGTCAAAGAAGCTTGCAATTTACCCGTTGCTGCTTACAATGTTTCCGGCGAATATTCTATGGTGAAAGCTGCTGCCCTTAATGGCTGGGTTGATGAAGAGCGCGTAGTTATGGAAACTTTAACCAGCTTTAAACGCGCTGGTGCTGATTTGATTTTAACATATCACGCCAAAGATGCAGCGCGGTGGTTGGGGTAA
- a CDS encoding type II toxin-antitoxin system VapC family toxin: MRYLLDTDHISFLQRRSGSEFANLISRITQYPPTDFAFSVISFHEQILGAHNFINHARTTANIIRGYTLLLEIFQGFSIAPVLPFDAGASAVFDRLRIQKVRVSTMDLRIAAIALSRNLVLLTRNINDFNKVPGLVIEDWTV; encoded by the coding sequence GTGAGATACTTGCTCGACACTGACCATATTAGTTTCCTACAAAGACGCTCAGGTTCAGAGTTCGCAAACTTAATTTCTCGAATTACTCAATATCCACCCACAGATTTTGCTTTCTCTGTTATCAGTTTCCACGAACAGATTCTTGGTGCTCATAACTTTATCAATCATGCCCGCACAACTGCTAATATCATTCGTGGATATACCTTATTGCTAGAAATCTTTCAGGGTTTTTCAATTGCTCCAGTTTTACCCTTCGACGCTGGAGCGAGCGCAGTTTTCGATAGGCTACGCATACAAAAAGTTCGCGTATCAACAATGGATTTACGAATTGCAGCGATCGCCCTCTCGCGAAACTTGGTGTTGTTGACTAGGAACATTAACGACTTCAACAAAGTACCCGGACTAGTGATAGAGGATTGGACTGTGTAA
- a CDS encoding transferase hexapeptide repeat containing protein: protein MLDEVTLERRLAILEQEVADLKRKSDRNSTSSNWLDKIIGSISDQAAFLEALEYGRSFRQADKPIDESDEQA, encoded by the coding sequence ATGCTAGATGAAGTAACTCTCGAACGCCGTTTAGCAATCCTTGAGCAGGAGGTAGCCGATCTTAAACGCAAATCTGATCGCAACTCTACCTCCAGCAACTGGCTCGACAAAATCATTGGCTCTATCTCTGATCAAGCAGCTTTTCTAGAAGCGTTAGAATATGGGCGTTCCTTCCGCCAAGCTGACAAACCGATTGATGAGAGTGACGAACAAGCGTGA
- a CDS encoding M48 family metalloprotease, which produces MPSHPKPSLKAGLTALKQEDYQKAKAILEEVAATASDRTEVVQAQIGLVVLYSRTSEEPKAIALCKVLSKNERLQVKEWAESTLAQLKKRYQKSNASTKDVTGFVPFENSPPTLTTSNSELIKEDNQTRGQPDKGNEKDAQTQRHKDVGNVNENLSPSPTPPLSQSPPPTPAASSSSSAIVKLEKPKPPILYWRYAGRAKVWQPLPKRGLKLLRLLELGTFIALFWVIRTLLMWAMKFINDVLIRLPFVEPIQFLYRNPTSLLLILLLLLICVSPWLLDWLLIEFYGQKPLEKDTLNRYSKEAVRVLQRYCQQRGWQTPKLRVLPIAAPIAFTYGHLSRKARIVVSQGLLERLAEDEIATIYASQLGHIAHRDCTIMSLVLLVTIPIYLLYQQIAKWGNGASQVWRTVFGVLASIVYGFWCLFVGTGLWLSQVRLYYSDRIGAEVTGNPNGLVRALLKIAIGIADDVQQQEHTSWQLESLNIVIPVGYKQSLCLGSVAPYTTFESFLMWDCLNPYRWWFVINNTHPLIGDRLRRLCRIARHWHIAPELYLESQQPLSIKRQSFLLQIAPFLGTALGVVCAVLIWVVWQTAFALKLLNLKWIYDDWHYVIGCMVIGFSIGILLRINSLFPDIKLTSVQTDEHLSELLTNPTALPIDSVSVRLVGKLLGRQGISNYLGQDLILQSSTGLIKLHQASWLTKSVQAQDLIGRQIIVIGWLRRGATPWIDIQTLETQSRKTAPSYHPIWSIALAVALEVWGAYILLTG; this is translated from the coding sequence ATGCCTTCACATCCTAAACCATCTTTGAAGGCTGGTTTAACCGCCCTCAAGCAAGAAGACTACCAAAAAGCAAAAGCAATACTAGAAGAAGTTGCTGCAACAGCGAGTGACCGCACTGAGGTTGTACAAGCGCAAATCGGCTTAGTCGTACTTTATTCCCGTACTAGTGAGGAACCAAAAGCGATCGCCTTATGTAAGGTTCTATCTAAAAATGAGCGTCTCCAAGTCAAAGAGTGGGCAGAAAGTACTTTAGCGCAATTAAAAAAACGTTATCAGAAATCTAATGCTTCAACAAAAGATGTCACTGGATTTGTTCCTTTTGAGAATTCGCCACCTACTCTAACCACAAGCAATTCTGAGCTAATAAAAGAGGACAACCAGACAAGGGGACAACCAGACAAGGGGAATGAAAAGGACGCGCAGACACAAAGACACAAAGACGTGGGGAATGTAAATGAAAATCTCTCCCCCTCCCCCACTCCCCCACTCTCCCAATCCCCCCCTCCTACCCCTGCTGCCTCTAGTAGTTCTTCTGCAATTGTTAAGCTGGAAAAACCCAAGCCACCCATCCTTTATTGGCGATATGCAGGACGTGCCAAAGTCTGGCAACCCCTGCCCAAACGAGGTTTAAAGCTATTACGTCTACTGGAGTTAGGAACATTTATTGCCTTATTTTGGGTGATCCGGACGCTGCTAATGTGGGCAATGAAATTTATCAATGATGTTTTAATTAGGCTGCCTTTCGTTGAGCCAATACAGTTTTTATATCGCAATCCGACTTCTTTACTGCTGATTTTACTTTTACTTTTAATCTGCGTATCTCCGTGGTTATTGGATTGGTTGCTGATTGAATTTTACGGTCAAAAACCACTAGAGAAAGACACTTTAAATCGTTATAGTAAAGAGGCAGTGCGGGTATTACAACGTTACTGCCAACAACGAGGATGGCAGACACCAAAACTACGTGTTTTGCCAATAGCAGCACCAATTGCCTTTACATATGGTCATTTGTCCCGCAAAGCCCGGATTGTAGTTAGTCAAGGATTGTTGGAGCGACTAGCTGAAGATGAAATCGCCACAATCTATGCAAGTCAATTGGGACATATTGCTCATAGAGATTGTACGATTATGTCGCTGGTGTTGCTGGTGACAATTCCAATTTACCTACTCTATCAACAGATTGCTAAGTGGGGTAATGGAGCTTCACAAGTATGGCGTACAGTTTTTGGGGTACTGGCAAGTATTGTCTATGGTTTTTGGTGTTTGTTCGTAGGAACTGGTTTGTGGTTATCTCAAGTGCGGCTTTACTACAGCGATCGCATTGGTGCAGAAGTCACGGGTAATCCGAATGGACTTGTTCGCGCTCTACTTAAGATTGCTATTGGCATTGCTGATGATGTGCAACAACAGGAACACACCAGTTGGCAGTTAGAAAGTTTAAATATAGTTATACCAGTAGGCTACAAGCAGAGTCTTTGTTTGGGTAGTGTTGCCCCCTACACCACCTTTGAATCTTTCTTGATGTGGGATTGCCTTAATCCTTACCGTTGGTGGTTTGTAATTAATAATACTCATCCTTTAATAGGCGATCGCCTCCGACGCTTATGTAGAATTGCTCGTCATTGGCACATAGCCCCTGAACTGTATCTAGAAAGTCAACAGCCCTTGAGTATCAAGCGTCAATCTTTTTTATTACAAATCGCTCCCTTTCTAGGAACTGCCCTGGGTGTTGTGTGTGCAGTTCTGATTTGGGTAGTTTGGCAAACCGCCTTTGCACTCAAACTGCTAAACCTAAAGTGGATCTACGATGATTGGCACTATGTGATAGGTTGCATGGTGATTGGGTTTAGCATTGGTATCTTACTAAGAATTAATTCTTTGTTCCCAGACATTAAACTTACCAGCGTACAAACTGATGAACATTTGTCTGAACTATTAACTAACCCAACAGCCCTCCCTATTGATAGTGTAAGCGTACGTTTGGTTGGTAAGTTGTTAGGTCGTCAAGGTATTAGCAACTATCTTGGGCAAGATTTAATCTTGCAATCTTCTACAGGATTAATCAAATTACACCAAGCTTCATGGCTAACAAAATCTGTTCAAGCTCAAGATTTAATTGGTCGGCAAATAATAGTTATAGGCTGGTTGCGGCGAGGAGCAACACCCTGGATTGATATCCAAACCTTGGAAACTCAAAGTAGAAAAACTGCTCCTAGCTATCATCCTATTTGGTCTATTGCCTTAGCAGTCGCCTTAGAGGTTTGGGGAGCATACATTCTTCTGACTGGTTAG